In Procambarus clarkii isolate CNS0578487 chromosome 82, FALCON_Pclarkii_2.0, whole genome shotgun sequence, one genomic interval encodes:
- the LOC123750335 gene encoding collagen alpha-1(III) chain-like, giving the protein MASRRPSPIGGFQEAITHWGLPGGHHPLGASRRPSPIGGFQDAITHWGLPGGHHPLGASRRPSPIGGFQDAITHWGLPGRHHPLGASRTPSPIGGFQDAITHWGLPGRHHPLGASRRPSPIGGFQEAITHWGLPGGHHPLGASRTPSPIGGFQEAITHWGLPGGHHPLGASRTPSPIGGFQDAITHWGLPGRHHPLGASRTPSPIGGFQDAITHWGLPGGHHPLGASRRPSPIGGFQEAITHWGLPGGHHPLGASRRPSPIGGFQEAITHWGLPGGHHPLGASRRPSPIGGFQEAITHWGLPGVHHPLGASRSPSPIGGFQEAITHWGLPGGHHPLGASRRPSPIGGFQEAITHWGLPGGHHPLGASRRPSPIGGFQEAITRQGLPGGHHPSGASRRPSPIGGFQEAITHWGLPGGHHPSGASRSPSPDGGFQEAITRQGLPGGHHPSGASRRPSPIGGFQEAITHWGLPGGHHPLGASRRPSPIGGFQEAITHWGLPGVPLLQEFKS; this is encoded by the coding sequence ATGGCTTCCAGGAGGCCATCACCCATTGGGGGCTTCCAGGAGGCCATCACCCATTGGGGGCTTCCAGGAGGCCATCACCCATTGGGGGCTTCCAGGAGGCCATCACCCATTGGGGGCTTCCAGGACGCCATCACCCATTGGGGGCTTCCAGGAGGCCATCACCCACTGGGGGCTTCCAGGAGGCCATCACCCATTGGGGGCTTCCAGGACGCCATCACCCATTGGGGGCTTCCAGGACGCCATCACCCATTGGGGGCTTCCAGGACGCCATCACCCATTGGGGGCTTCCAGGACGCCATCACCCATTGGGGGCTTCCAGGACGCCATCACCCATTGGGGGCTTCCAGGAGGCCATCACCCATTGGGGGCTTCCAGGAGGCCATCACCCATTGGGGGCTTCCAGGAGGCCATCACCCATTGGGGGCTTCCAGGACGCCATCACCCATTGGGGGCTTCCAGGAGGCCATCACCCACTGGGGGCTTCCAGGAGGCCATCACCCATTGGGGGCTTCCAGGACGCCATCACCCATTGGGGGCTTCCAGGACGCCATCACCCATTGGGGGCTTCCAGGACGCCATCACCCATTGGGGGCTTCCAGGACGCCATCACCCATTGGGGGCTTCCAGGACGCCATCACCCATTGGGGGCTTCCAGGAGGCCATCACCCATTGGGGGCTTCCAGGAGGCCATCACCCATTGGGGGCTTCCAGGAGGCCATCACCCATTGGGGGCTTCCAGGAGGCCATCACCCATTGGGGGCTTCCAGGAGGCCATCACCCATTGGGGGCTTCCAGGAGGCCATCACCCATTGGGGGCTTCCAGGAGGCCATCACCCATTGGGGGCTTCCAGGAGGCCATCACCCATTGGGGGCTTCCAGGAGGCCATCACCCATTGGGGGCTTCCAGGAGTCCATCACCCATTGGGGGCTTCCAGGAGTCCATCACCCATTGGGGGCTTCCAGGAGGCCATCACCCACTGGGGGCTTCCAGGAGGCCATCACCCATTGGGGGCTTCCAGGAGGCCATCACCCATTGGGGGCTTCCAGGAGGCCATCACCCATTGGGGGCTTCCAGGAGGCCATCACCCATTGGGGGCTTCCAGGAGGCCATCACCCATTGGGGGCTTCCAGGAGGCCATCACCCGTCAGGGGCTTCCAGGAGGCCATCACCCGTCAGGGGCTTCCAGGAGGCCATCACCCATTGGGGGCTTCCAGGAGGCCATCACCCATTGGGGGCTTCCAGGAGGCCATCACCCGTCGGGGGCTTCCAGGAGTCCATCACCCGACGGGGGCTTCCAGGAGGCTATCACCCGTCAGGGGCTTCCAGGAGGCCATCACCCGTCAGGGGCTTCCAGGAGGCCATCACCCATTGGGGGCTTCCAGGAGGCCATCACCCATTGGGGGCTTCCAGGAGGCCATCATCCATTGGGGGCTTCCAGGAGGCCATCACCCATTGGGGGCTTCCAGGAGGCCATCACCCATTGGGGGCTTCCAGGAGTCCCACtcctgcaggagttcaagagttaA